The stretch of DNA CGCCAGAGACTTGAGGACCGGGACGAGATCGAGGCTCGGGATGCGCCGTCGGATGATCGAGAGCAGCAAGGCGGCCTCGGCCAGCGCGGCCAGGGAGTTCGCGAGCGCCAACCCCCCGTAGTTCAGCGGCGACCACATCAGCGACAGCCCGAGCACGAGGTTCAGGATGAACGCCAGCGAGGCCGCCTTGACCGGCGTCCAGGTGTCGTGCAGGGCGTAGTAGACGCGATCCACGATCTCGACGGTGGCGTGCCCGGCCAGCCCGATGGCGTAGAACGTCAGTGCGAAGTGGGTGCGCTCGGTGCTGACGGCGGTGAACTCGCCGCGTTCGAAGAGGAGCCGGATCAGCGGCTCGCCCAGCGTCACCAGCCCGACCGCCATCGGGATGGTGAGGAAGAGGATCGTTCGCAGGGAGAGGACGAAGACCTCGCCGACGGCCTCCGAGTGGTCGCGGGCGCTCTCTTCGGCCATCGTCGGGAAGACGGCGGTCGAGACGGCCATCGCCAGCACCAGCGGCGTCATCACCATCAGCCAGGCGACGTTGAGGTAGCCCAGGCTGCCGATCAGCAAGTACGAGGCGAGGACGACGTTGACCAGCTGGTTGACCTGGACCACGCCCAGGCCGATCATGCGCGGCCCCATCAGCCGCAGCACCTCGCGGACGCCCGGGTCCTTCAAGCTCAGCCCGAAGCGGTAGCGCATCCCGACGTCGATCAGCCCGGGCACCTGGATCAGCAGGTGGAGCAGCGCACCGGCCACCGCGCCAATCGCCACGCCCTCGATGCCCAGGTGACGGAAGACCAGGGCGCTGACGATGATCGAGGCGTTGTAGAGGATCGGCGCGAGGGCCGTCAGCACGAAGCGCTGGAACGAGTTGAGGACGCTGATGGCGAAGCCGCTCACGGCGAAGATCGCCGGTGAGATCAGCATCGTCCGCATCAGCGTGGCGGTCAGCTCTTTGGACTCGGCGTCCCAGCCCGGCACGACGATCTCGGTGAGCGGGCGGGAGAACAGGGCCAGCAGCAGGGAGATCGGCGCGGTCACGACCAGGGCGAGGCTCATCACCCGGCTGGTCAGCCGCCACGCGCCGGCATCGTCGTCCCGCGCGAAATACCCCTTGAACACCGGAATGAACGCCGAGCCGACGGCCCCGCCGGCCAGCACCTGGAAGACCAGATCGGGGATCACCAGCGCGGCGATGAACGCCTCGTACTCGCGGCCGGTGCCGAACTGCTGGGCGACCACCACATTGCGGACCAGGCCGAGCACGCGGCTCGCCACGAAGCCGGCCATGACCAGCAACGAGTAGCCAGCCAGCTTGCGCGCCTGGTGATACATACGCGCCGCGCCTACCAGGCCCCGCTGCGCTGGTTGCCGAGCTTGCGGGCGCGGTTGACCACGGCAGCATGGGCGCGATCCTCAAGCGAGTCGTCAAGAGGGGCGAGCGGGATCTCCTCGCCGTACCGCCGGAAGAGTGCGCGCTGGATCAGGTGATCGGCAAACCACGGGTTCTTGGGCAGCAGCGAGCCGTGGAGGTAGCAGCCGTAGGCGTCACGGTAGACAGCGCCCTCGGTGCCGTCCTCGCCGTTGTTGCCGCCGCCCTGGAGGACGTTGCCCAGCGGCCGGCAGCCGGGTCCGAGATAGGTCTGCCCGCTGTGGTTCTCGAACCCGACCAGCGTGCGCGTCGTCCCGTTCAGCTCGACCTCGGCCACCAGGTTGCCGATGTGGCGGCGCGATCCGGGCACAGAGCGTACGTCGAAGACGCCGACGCCCGGCAGCTCCTGACCGTCCACCGTGGTGTAGGTGTGCCCAAGCAGCTGATAGCCGCCGCAGACGGCCAGCAGGGCGGCCCCATCCTCGACGGCCTCGCGGACAGCCGCACCCTTCTCGGTCACGAAGTCTGGCGAGATCACCGCCTGCTCACGGTCCTGGCCGCCCCCAAAGAAGATCAGATCGGTCGTTTCAGCAGTGAGACGGTCGCCAAGACTCACCGGTTGCACGTCCAGGTCGATGCCCCGCCAGGCGCAGCGGCGGCGAAACGTGATGATGTTGCCTCGGTCGCCGTAGACGTTCATCAGGTCGGGGTAGAGGTGGACGAGGGTCAGTCGCAGTGAACGCATCAGGGGCGTCTCTCCGCGAGGCTCGCGCGGCGGCGGCGCCGCAGGCGCGCGGGTGAGGGGTGGTAGCGGCTCCGAATGGTGACGATCACTGCGCCCGGCTAGTCTTGCCAGAAACCTGCCACGTGACCATCCTGGCGCAGGACTTCGCGTAGCTCGAGCATGGCGGTGTAGGTTGGCAGGACGTAGATGGTCTCCCCCGGCGCAGCCCGCTCCAGCGCGAGCGCCAGCGCCCGGCGCGGATCGGCCTCGACGAGGATGCGCTCCTCGGGCACGAGGGCGTACTTGAGGCGGACGGCCATATCCTCGGCGCGGGTGCCGACGCAGATGGCTGTCCGCACGTGGCCCTCGAGTTGCTCGAAGTCCACATCCCAGAGCCATGAGATATCGGTGCCGTCGGCGAAATGGTCGTTGATGGCGATGACGAGGGATCGCTCCTCGCCGTCTGTCAGGATGGTGCGGAGCACCTCGCCAAAGCCGACCGGGTTCTTGACCAGCGCCAGAAACAGCTCGCGCTCGCTGACCCGCACCCGTTCGAGTCGCCCGAAGGCCGCCGTGAAGCTCTCCAGCCCGGCGCGGATCGTTTCGGGATCGAGGCCGAGCGTGAGGCAGGTGGCAGTGGCGGCCAGCGCGTTGTAGACGTTGTAGAGGCCCGGCAGGCTGAGGGTCGCCTGGATCTCCCCGAGGGGCGTTCGCATGGTGACCAGGCTGCCACGGTCGCCCCGCAGCGTGACGCTGGTCGCCTCGACGCGTGGCTCGGGACGGTTCAATCCGCAGCTGGGGCAGCGATACTGCCCGAGGTGTCCGTAATAGTAGACGGTATAGACGAAGGCTGCGCCGCAGACGGGGCAGATGCGGGCGTCGGCGGCGTGAGGCGTCTCGCCGCTGCCCACGCTCGCGTCTCCGACGCCGAAGTAGACGGCGGCCTCGGCGCGCTCGTGGCCCAGCGTCGCGACGAGCGGATCGTCGGCGTTGAGCACCAGCGTGGTGTCGGTCGGCAGGTGTGCGACGGCCTTCGCCCAGAGGTCGGCCACGAAATGGACCTCGCCGTAGCGGTCAAGCTGATCGCGGAAGATGTTGTTCAGGAGGACGGCGCGCGGGCGGATCTCGCGGAGGGCGGCCGGCACCGTGGCCTCGTCGACCTCGAAGATGCCGACATCGGCCTGGGGCCAGCCGCCCAGGCTCGTCTGGGCCACGATGGCCGAGACCAGCCCTGAGACGAGGTTCGCGCCCGCCCGGTTGTGGAGCGGCTGGAGCGATGCCTGCTGCAAGATGTGTGAGATCAGGCGGCTGGTGGTGGTCTTGCCGTTGGTGCCCGAGACGAGCACGCTGCCGTGGCGCAGGCGGCGGGTCACGGTCCGCAGGGCGGTCGGGTCGATGCGCGGCACGACGTGCCCCGCGATGACGGTGCCGCCCCCCCGTCCGAGCGTGCGGCTCAGACCCGTAGCGACGCGCCCTGCGAGTAGTGCGGCGGTCAGACGTGCATTCATCCTGCC from Chloroflexota bacterium encodes:
- the murJ gene encoding murein biosynthesis integral membrane protein MurJ; this translates as MYHQARKLAGYSLLVMAGFVASRVLGLVRNVVVAQQFGTGREYEAFIAALVIPDLVFQVLAGGAVGSAFIPVFKGYFARDDDAGAWRLTSRVMSLALVVTAPISLLLALFSRPLTEIVVPGWDAESKELTATLMRTMLISPAIFAVSGFAISVLNSFQRFVLTALAPILYNASIIVSALVFRHLGIEGVAIGAVAGALLHLLIQVPGLIDVGMRYRFGLSLKDPGVREVLRLMGPRMIGLGVVQVNQLVNVVLASYLLIGSLGYLNVAWLMVMTPLVLAMAVSTAVFPTMAEESARDHSEAVGEVFVLSLRTILFLTIPMAVGLVTLGEPLIRLLFERGEFTAVSTERTHFALTFYAIGLAGHATVEIVDRVYYALHDTWTPVKAASLAFILNLVLGLSLMWSPLNYGGLALANSLAALAEAALLLSIIRRRIPSLDLVPVLKSLARTVVASLLMGLTVAMLPQLLQDRLALPSTVELTLVVLFVGISGGMVYFVFSYLLQSEELRVLLRLARARG
- a CDS encoding glutamine amidotransferase; the encoded protein is MRSLRLTLVHLYPDLMNVYGDRGNIITFRRRCAWRGIDLDVQPVSLGDRLTAETTDLIFFGGGQDREQAVISPDFVTEKGAAVREAVEDGAALLAVCGGYQLLGHTYTTVDGQELPGVGVFDVRSVPGSRRHIGNLVAEVELNGTTRTLVGFENHSGQTYLGPGCRPLGNVLQGGGNNGEDGTEGAVYRDAYGCYLHGSLLPKNPWFADHLIQRALFRRYGEEIPLAPLDDSLEDRAHAAVVNRARKLGNQRSGAW
- a CDS encoding Mur ligase family protein — protein: MNARLTAALLAGRVATGLSRTLGRGGGTVIAGHVVPRIDPTALRTVTRRLRHGSVLVSGTNGKTTTSRLISHILQQASLQPLHNRAGANLVSGLVSAIVAQTSLGGWPQADVGIFEVDEATVPAALREIRPRAVLLNNIFRDQLDRYGEVHFVADLWAKAVAHLPTDTTLVLNADDPLVATLGHERAEAAVYFGVGDASVGSGETPHAADARICPVCGAAFVYTVYYYGHLGQYRCPSCGLNRPEPRVEATSVTLRGDRGSLVTMRTPLGEIQATLSLPGLYNVYNALAATATCLTLGLDPETIRAGLESFTAAFGRLERVRVSERELFLALVKNPVGFGEVLRTILTDGEERSLVIAINDHFADGTDISWLWDVDFEQLEGHVRTAICVGTRAEDMAVRLKYALVPEERILVEADPRRALALALERAAPGETIYVLPTYTAMLELREVLRQDGHVAGFWQD